From a region of the Pseudanabaena sp. PCC 7367 genome:
- the istB gene encoding IS21-like element helper ATPase IstB, translating to MEQKATQQHWAYDRFLLALCELELDYRQQNRIKRALAEAKLPTGKSFTSFDFEHCPSFKSAPLIQLAQDTAWLDRAENCLLFGPSGVGKTHLAAALGRSMIEMGKRVKFFSAYALLQHLQQAKLQLQLASILAKLDRFDLLIIDDLGYVKKSEAETSVLFELIAHRYERKSLIITANQPFSQWDHIFADDMMTVAAVDRLIHHALIVEIHADSFRKRNAVERSQK from the coding sequence ATCGAGCAGAAGGCCACCCAACAGCATTGGGCTTACGACCGGTTCTTGCTCGCTCTGTGCGAATTGGAACTGGATTATCGCCAACAGAATCGGATCAAACGAGCTCTCGCTGAGGCTAAATTACCTACTGGTAAAAGCTTTACCTCTTTCGATTTTGAACATTGCCCTAGTTTCAAATCAGCGCCACTGATCCAACTGGCACAAGATACGGCCTGGTTGGATAGGGCCGAAAACTGCTTGCTATTTGGACCTTCCGGGGTCGGTAAAACTCATCTTGCTGCTGCGCTCGGGCGCTCGATGATTGAAATGGGCAAACGGGTTAAGTTCTTCTCGGCCTATGCTTTGCTACAACATCTACAGCAAGCCAAACTACAACTTCAGCTTGCCTCTATCCTTGCCAAACTTGACCGCTTTGATTTACTCATTATTGATGATCTTGGCTATGTCAAAAAATCTGAGGCTGAAACTTCCGTCCTGTTTGAGCTGATTGCTCATCGTTATGAACGCAAAAGCCTCATCATTACTGCTAATCAGCCTTTCTCGCAATGGGATCACATCTTTGCCGATGACATGATGACTGTTGCTGCCGTTGACCGCCTCATTCATCATGCTCTCATTGTTGAAATTCATGCTGATAGTTTCCGTAAACGCAACGCTGTTGAGCGCTCGCAAAAATAA